The Fibrobacter sp. UWB16 genomic interval ATCGGTGAACAGTCCCTTGCTAGAAGCCATGAAGGCTATGGGAGCAACCTTGATGTATTCGGTGTAGTAGGCGAATTCGGCCAGGTTTCCCAGATCGCTTTGGATGTCCTTCGTTTCGAGGTAGCCGACCAGAGAATCCCCACCATTTCCAGAAACACCACCACCGCCGCCGCCACAGGCGTTGAGGGTAGCAATGAAGGCAGCCATAGCTGCAGAGAAAAATATGTTTTTAGTAATATTCATATAAGCAATATATCATAATTTTCAAAAAAAGTTTACAATAATTCATTTTTTTCGCATTTGCTCCGTTTGGAGACTATTTTCACACGTTTTTTCTTAGTTTACATCATTTTATTTTGCCCTTATGAGCACTATTCAAAATTTTTATATATTTGTTACGGTTTATTGAAACGAAAGCCAGGGAGCCTCAAAACATAGAGACGACCTAATAAAAGAGATTGATTAATGGCAGCTACGAAATATACAGAAGACAGCATCAAATCCCTAGAGTGGCATGAACACATCCGTCTGCGCCCCGGTATGTACATCGGTAAACTAGGCGACGGACAGAGCCCGGACGACGGCATTTACGTGCTCGTCAAGGAAATTATCGACAACTCCATCGACGAATTCGTGATGGGTGCGGGCAAGAAGATTGAAATCAATATTGACGACCATGCAGCCCGTGTGCGCGACTACGGGCGCGGCATTCCTCTCGGCAAGGTCATCGACTGCGTATCGAAGATCAACACGGGTGGTAAGTACGATTCCGAAGCGTTCCAGAAATCCGTCGGCTTGAACGGCGTGGGTACAAAGGCTGTAAACGCTCTTTCTACCAAATTCATTGTCAAAAGCTACCGCGATGGCCGCATGAAGCAGGCCGAATTCTGCCGCGGCGTGCTAGTGCAGGACTATAAGGAATGCGCTACAACCGAAAAGAACGGTACCGAAATTTACTTTGAACCGGATGCCGACATTTTCAAGAACTACCGCTTCCTCCCGGCCTACATGGAAGAGAAGGTCTGGAACTACGCTTACCTGAACAACGGCCTCCAGCTCGTGATGAACGACAAGGTCTACACGAGCCCGAACGGCCTTTTGGACCTTTTGAACAAGCACGTGGACGATTCCATCCGCTACCCGGTGATCCACTTCAAGGGCAAGGATATCGAATGCGCCTTCACGCACGGGAACCAGTACGGCGAACATTACTACAGCTTTGTGAACGGTCAGCACACCACGCAGGGCGGTACGCACCAGCAGGCATTCCGCGAAGGTCTTGTCAAAGGCGCCCGCGACCATTTCAAGAAGGACTTGGACCCGCAAGACGTGCGCAACTGCGTCATTGGCGCAATTTCCGTGCGCATCCAGGAACCGGTTTTCGAATCCCAGACCAAGACAAAGCTCGGCTCGACGACGGTCGCTCCGGGTGGCGCCCAGCTGCGCTCCTGGGTTGTGGATTACGTGGCCAGCGAATTCGACAACTTTTTGCACAAGAATCCCGAAACCGAAAAGGCGCTCCTCAACCGCATCACGCAGAACGAACGTGAACGCAAGGAAATCGCAGGCATCAAGAAGCTTGCAAACGAACGCGCCAAGAAGGCGAACTTACACAACCGCAAGCTGCGCGACTGCAAGATCCACCTCACCGACGTGAAGAACGCGCTCAACCGCGAATCGATGATTTTCATTACAGAAGGTGACTCCGCATCCGGCTCTATCACCAAGGCTCGTAACGTGCAGACGCAGGCTGTGTTTAGCCTCCGCGGTAAGCCGCTCAACAGCTTTGGCATGACGAAGAAGGTCGTGTACGAGAACGAAGAATTCAACTTGTTGCAGCACGCGCTCGATATCGAAAACGGTCTCGAGAACTTGCGTTACGACAAAGTGATTATCGCGACCGATGCTGATGTGGACGGTATGCACATTCGCCTTTTGCTCATGACGTTCTTCTTGCAGTTCTTCCCGGAACTTGTGGAACAGAAGCACTTGTACATCTTGCAGACGCCGCTTTTCCGCGTGCGCAACAAGCAGGTGACCAAGTACTGCTACGACGAAGCAGAACGCGACAAGGCCGCCAAAGAAATCGGCAAGACAGGTCTCGAGATTACACGATTCAAAGGTCTTGGCGAAATCAGCCCGGAAGAATTCGGACAGTTCATCAACGAAGACATGCGCCTTGAAACGGTGAGCATTCCGCCCGACGCTTCGCTTGGCAAGATGCTGGAATACTATATGGGCAATAACACGCCAATGCGCCAGGAACACATCGTGCTGAACCTAAGAGCAGAAGCAGTGGAAGAACTGTAAGCGGCATCACTGCGGCCAACCGCAGTCAACGTCATTCTGAGCCTGATAAGGGCGATATAGAATTGTTAGCAACTTGTTGCTTTACAATTCTTAGGTTCGTAGGAGCAGAATCCAGTCAAATTTTATACTGAATAGGCAAGAAATAACTGGATCCTTCGGCTTCGCCTCAGGATGACGAGACGCAGGTCAAAATGACTAGAAACGAAAAAATCCCGCTTGAAGCGGGATTTTTTGCATTGTCATTGTCGCGGGAATCGCGAGACTTACACCTTATGGAGTGTCTGCGTTTTGGGGCCTTTCACGCCGGCAGGGAGGATCATCATGACCTTTTCCATGCGGGTGCCGTCCATGCGCAGAACGCGGAACGTGTAACCCTGAATCTTGACTTCGGCGCCTGGCGACGGGATGATACCAAGCGTTGCCTGAATCAAACCAGAGAGCGTTTCCACATGGGAATTCTCAGGCGGCTTGAGTTCCACATCGAGTTCGTATTCCAAATCCGAGAGCGTCATCAGCGGGTCGAGAATGTAGCGTCCGTCCTTCAACTTCTGCACGTCCTCATCTTCGTCCATGTCGTCTTCGTCGCGGATTTCACCAACGATTTCTTCGAGAATATCTTCGAGCGTCACAAGGCCAGCCGTGCCGCCGTATTCGTCCACGACAATCGCGAGCTGGTTACCCGTCTTGCGGAGTTCCGTCAAAAGATCATCAATCTTCTTGTGGTACGGCACGTAGACCGGCGGCATCACGAGCTTCATCAAGTCAAACGGTTCGTCACGATGTTCCGTGTACCATTCCAAGAAGTCGCGGTTCGAAAGGATACCGACAATGTTGTCGACCGTTTCCTTGTACACCGGCAATCGAGAATGGCGTTCGTTGTTCAAGACCTTCACCAAGTCCTCAAGCGACGTGTCCACATCGATGGCGCACATGTCCACACGTGGCGTCATGATTTCGCGCACCGGCGTTTCCACGAAGTCGAAGATATTGAGAATCATCTGGCGTTCTTCTTTTTCGAGGCCCTCGCCTTCAGAGAGCGAAGAATCCGAAAGGTCCGCCTGCACAGCGTCACGGCGTTCTTCGGGCAAGAAGCTGAGCTTAGCGTCGTAACCCAAGGCGTTCAGCAACTTGAGGTAAATGGTATGGCAAACGCGTCCCACCGGCACGAACGGCATGCGGATAAGCCTGTACAGCGGCACAAGCACCACAGACAAAGTATCCGGCTTCAAGTTGCCAATCAGGTTCGGGCAGAAGATGGTCACTATATAAATCACGGCACAGGCGCAAAGCATGTACGCCATGATCCCGAGCAGCCAGAAGTCGTGCGTCCACTGCCACGGAGCATTCGAGAACAGATAAAATCCGAACACGCCAATGCCCACGTCCGAAAAGATTCGGCCGATGGAGACGGTTTCGTTGTAGCCTCGGTTTTCGACAATCTTTGCAATCTTCGCTTCGCGGTCCGTGCGGTCGTGGTCTTCTCGCTTGGCATAGATGGCGGCAAAGACTGCCTTGATTAAAGTAAACGATGCCGAAACTAAAAGAAAGAAAACGAGAAGAACAATCGCAATGGTGTTCGTATCACCCATTTTCCATGCTCTCCTTGTCCTTGTACGGATCCAGTCCCAAGAACTCGCATTCGCGGGCGCGCATCACCTTGCGGTCGGCAGCCTTGATATGGTCGTACCCCGACAGGTGGAGTAGTCCGTGAACAATCACACGCTTCATCTCGGCAAAAAAGCTATTGCCGTACTGCGGGGCCTGGCGCTTGACCTGGTCCCTGGCGATGTAGATTTCGCCGAGCATCTCTTCTTCGCCCGGGATTTCTTCGTGCCATTCGAACGAAAGCACGTCCGTCACCTTGTCGAGCCCGCGGTAGTTCTTGTTCATCTCGCGAACGAACTCGTCGGTGCAGAGCACGATGTTGACGTTGTTCTCCGTGCCTTCTTCGGCAAGGAGCTTGCGGGCCATAGCTTCGAACTTATCCTTCCACGGGAAGGACTCGATATTCCCCTCGCACAGGAAATCGATAGTGTAGTCTTTCTTTTTACTAGCAGGGTCTGGCATTAAATGTTATACCACTTTTTTAAGACGTTGATAAT includes:
- the ybeY gene encoding rRNA maturation RNase YbeY; this encodes MPDPASKKKDYTIDFLCEGNIESFPWKDKFEAMARKLLAEEGTENNVNIVLCTDEFVREMNKNYRGLDKVTDVLSFEWHEEIPGEEEMLGEIYIARDQVKRQAPQYGNSFFAEMKRVIVHGLLHLSGYDHIKAADRKVMRARECEFLGLDPYKDKESMENG
- a CDS encoding DNA topoisomerase IV subunit B; amino-acid sequence: MAATKYTEDSIKSLEWHEHIRLRPGMYIGKLGDGQSPDDGIYVLVKEIIDNSIDEFVMGAGKKIEINIDDHAARVRDYGRGIPLGKVIDCVSKINTGGKYDSEAFQKSVGLNGVGTKAVNALSTKFIVKSYRDGRMKQAEFCRGVLVQDYKECATTEKNGTEIYFEPDADIFKNYRFLPAYMEEKVWNYAYLNNGLQLVMNDKVYTSPNGLLDLLNKHVDDSIRYPVIHFKGKDIECAFTHGNQYGEHYYSFVNGQHTTQGGTHQQAFREGLVKGARDHFKKDLDPQDVRNCVIGAISVRIQEPVFESQTKTKLGSTTVAPGGAQLRSWVVDYVASEFDNFLHKNPETEKALLNRITQNERERKEIAGIKKLANERAKKANLHNRKLRDCKIHLTDVKNALNRESMIFITEGDSASGSITKARNVQTQAVFSLRGKPLNSFGMTKKVVYENEEFNLLQHALDIENGLENLRYDKVIIATDADVDGMHIRLLLMTFFLQFFPELVEQKHLYILQTPLFRVRNKQVTKYCYDEAERDKAAKEIGKTGLEITRFKGLGEISPEEFGQFINEDMRLETVSIPPDASLGKMLEYYMGNNTPMRQEHIVLNLRAEAVEEL
- a CDS encoding hemolysin family protein, producing MGDTNTIAIVLLVFFLLVSASFTLIKAVFAAIYAKREDHDRTDREAKIAKIVENRGYNETVSIGRIFSDVGIGVFGFYLFSNAPWQWTHDFWLLGIMAYMLCACAVIYIVTIFCPNLIGNLKPDTLSVVLVPLYRLIRMPFVPVGRVCHTIYLKLLNALGYDAKLSFLPEERRDAVQADLSDSSLSEGEGLEKEERQMILNIFDFVETPVREIMTPRVDMCAIDVDTSLEDLVKVLNNERHSRLPVYKETVDNIVGILSNRDFLEWYTEHRDEPFDLMKLVMPPVYVPYHKKIDDLLTELRKTGNQLAIVVDEYGGTAGLVTLEDILEEIVGEIRDEDDMDEDEDVQKLKDGRYILDPLMTLSDLEYELDVELKPPENSHVETLSGLIQATLGIIPSPGAEVKIQGYTFRVLRMDGTRMEKVMMILPAGVKGPKTQTLHKV